A single genomic interval of Helianthus annuus cultivar XRQ/B chromosome 6, HanXRQr2.0-SUNRISE, whole genome shotgun sequence harbors:
- the LOC110863866 gene encoding uncharacterized protein LOC110863866, with translation MSEIIGISNARQIWLALETAYSLCSTDRMHILRDNLRMLQKGSSSVAEFGRKFKTICDQLAVIGHPVDETDKCHWFLCGLGTTFEHFSTTHRALGTSSFRELLGKEENQETFMTSLHGQNTPRVAFVAQQSRSGNTSRSSSGSSYTNRGRGRGRNSGRGRGKRPPHCQLCRKDGHYANTCPNLASFAKQAAPLDANLAEAFHAQCHVTDDYPDWTGDTGSKDQGNPGKRDM, from the exons ATGTCCGAAATTATTGGCATCTCTAATGCTCGTCAGATCTGGTTGGCTTTGGAAACAGCGTATAGTCTCTGTTCCACTGACCGTATGCATATCTTACGTGATAATCTGCGCATGTTGCAAAAAGGTTCTTCCTCTGTGGCTGAGTTTGGCCGAAAATTTAAAACCATATGTGATCAACTTGCTGTTATAGGTCACCCGGTCGATGAAACTGATAAATGTCATTGGTTTCTATGTGGTCTTGGAACCACTTTTGAACACTTTTCCACAACCCACCGTGCCTTAGGCACTTCATCCTTTCGTGAATTGCTTGGGAAAGAAGAAAATCAAGAAACCTTCATGACATCCCTTCACGGACAGAATACTCCTCGGGTTGCCTTTGTTGCTCAGCAGTCCCGTTCTGGTAACACATCTCGTTCCTCTTCAGGATCCTCTTATACTAATCGGGGTCGTGGCCGTGGTCGAAATTCTGGTCGCGGTCGTGGCAAGCGACCCCCTCATTGTCAATTATGCAGGAAAGATGGTCACTATGCAAATACGTGTCCCAATTTGGCTTCTTTTGCTAAACAAGCCGCTCCTCTTGATGCCAACTTGGCCGAAGCTTTCCATGCTCAATGTCATGTCACTGATGACTACCCAGACTGGACCGGTGATACAG GATCGAAAGACCAAGGAAATCCTGGCAAAAGGGACATGTGA
- the LOC110944548 gene encoding uncharacterized mitochondrial protein AtMg00810-like, producing the protein MEQPMGFIDARFPNHVCRLQKALYGLKQAPRAWFQRLSTFLTSHGFVCSQADQSLFIYKTAKAIVYLLVYVDDIIITGSDSSFITSFVARLHKEFSVKDLGPLGYFLGLEVTHSDASLFLSQAKYAHDILSRAGLLDSKPVATPLATTDTFLSKGVPFHDPTLYRSLVGALQYLTITRPDVSYAVNQASQHLQAPTTSHFQLVKRILRYVKGTIAFGLTFSKPASTTIVGYSDADWARCIETRRSTYGYSIYLGGNRVSWSAKKQPTVSRSSCKSEYRAMANTTAEII; encoded by the coding sequence ATGGAACAACCTATGGGTTTTATTGATGCTAGATTTCCTAATCATGTGTGTCGTCTACagaaagctctttatggtctcaAACAGGCGCCTCGAGCTTGGTTTCAACGACTAAGCACCTTCTTAACATCACATGGCTTTGTTTGCAGTCAAGCGGATCAATCACTTTTTATTTATAAGACAGCAAAAGCCATTGTTTATCTTCTTGTGTATGTGGACGACATCATCATCACTGGCAGTGATTCCTCTTTTATTACGTCCTTTGTTGCTCGACTGCATAAAGAATTTTCAGTCAAAGACTTGGGTCCACTCGGTTACTTCTTGGGTCTTGAAGTTACTCACTCTGATGCCAGTCTCTTTCTCAGTCAGGCGAAATATGCACATGACATTTTGTCTCGTGCTGGTCTGTTAGATTCCAAACCTGTTGCCACTCCTCTTGCTACAACTGATACTTTTCTTAGCAAGGGGGTCCCATTTCATGATCCTACTCTTTACAGGTCGCTAGTTGGAGCTCTTCAGTATCTCACCATTACCAGACCAGACGTCTCTTATGCAGTCAATCAAGCCAGTCAACATCTACAGGCCCCTACAACATCTCATTTTCAGTTGGTTAAACGGATACTCCGTTATGTTAAAGGAACAATTGCCTTTGGGTTAACCTTCTCCAAACCAGCTTCAACAACCATCGTTGGCTATTCTGATGCAGACTGGGCTCGTTGCATTGAAACTAGACGCTCCACTTATGGTTATTCTATTTATTTGGGTGGCAATCGGGTTTCCTGGAGTGCGAAGAAACAACCTACAGTCTCTCGCTCTAGTTGTAAATCTGAATATCGGGCCATGGCAAATACTACAGCTGAAATCATCTAG
- the LOC110944546 gene encoding uncharacterized protein LOC110944546 has product MSSSSMPATTSATTGSVLPPPPQMQASSQAQAPPRRVETHISRDTVPAKNVHRSGVPGRTPIMASNDEILTLFSSIQDQMKQQQETNQMRMREIQLLKSNSKRHTEDTDTGITSALSKELQKLKDMISSGLGDKARWPRKNQQKADWKDKSKKKNKGQDTKKDHERAASPPPDAKIINFISRGSNICGTSYSASKRHAKEAKAERGDEPTRMTTLTTDKVITFDSDDWDNIQDPHHDGLVINLYIANHFVRRILVDSGSSVNIIQLETLKRMNIPQMEITSKSTVLVGFSGEAKNTVGEIKLPVCVEAVN; this is encoded by the exons atgagctcttcttcCATGCCCGCTACAACCTCTGCCACAaccggttcggtgcttccaccacctccacAGATGCAAGCTTCTTCACAGGCTCAAGCTCCACCAAGGAGGGTTGAAACTCATATATCCCGAGACACTGTTCCTGCTAAAAATGTCCATAGATCTGGTGTCCCAGGGAGAACTCCTATtatggcttctaatgatgaaattttaACTTTGTTTAGTAGTATACAGGATCAAATGAAGCAACAACAAGAAACTAACCAGATGAGAAtgagagaaatacaactcttgaagtctAACTCCAAGAGACATActgaggatact GATACAGGTATAACGTCGGCACTCTCCAAAGAGcttcagaagctgaaggatatgatatccagt ggtttaggagataAAGCGAGGTGGCCAAGGAAGAACCAGCAAAAGGccgattggaaggataaatccaa aaagaagaataagggtcaggatactaaGAAGGATcatgaacgagcagcatcacctcctccAGACGctaagataatcaacttcatatcTAGAGGATCCAATATATGTGGAACCTCTTATTCTGCATCAAAGAGACATGCCAAGGAGGCTAAGGCAGAAAGAGGGGACGAGCCGACAAGGATGACAACACttacaactgacaaagtgataaCGTTTGACAGTGATGACTGGgacaacattcaggatcctcatcatgatggtttgGTAATCAATTTATATATTGCTAatcattttgtacgcaggatactggtggaCAGCGGTAGCTCGGTTAACATCATCCAGTTGGAAACCCTGAAGAGAATGAACATCCCCCAAATGGAGatcacttcaaagtccactgtgcttgtaggattcagtggagaagcAAAGAACACTGTTGGAGAAATAAAACTGCCTGTATGTGTTGAAGCGGTGAACTAA